A genomic segment from Pseudodesulfovibrio alkaliphilus encodes:
- a CDS encoding carbon-phosphorus lyase complex subunit PhnI: MYVAVKGGEKAIDNAHRLMAETRRGDTGVPELTVRQIMEQMRLAVDRVMSEGSLYDPELAALAIKQACGDLVEAIFLLRAYRTTLPRLAVSSPVDTSAMRVRRRISATFKDIPGGQLLGPTFDYTHRLLDFSLARESFPEPAPACEHEERPTPRVMDILAAQGLVKSRDIDDTRPVADITRDPVAYPAGRDIRLQNLARGDEGFLLALGYSSQRGFGDNHPFAGEIRMGEVAVCIAPEELGFEIEIGAVTVSECEMVTSFTGSKTEPPTFTRGYGLCFGYCERKAMAMSLVDRSLQARELGEDIVAASQDEEFVLSHSDNVEAQGFVQHLKLPHYVDFQADLVMVRTMREEILGAGAQGPGCPTARAKDNAGEAA; encoded by the coding sequence ATGTATGTGGCAGTCAAGGGTGGCGAAAAGGCCATCGACAACGCCCACCGGCTCATGGCCGAAACCCGGCGGGGCGATACCGGGGTGCCGGAACTCACGGTCAGACAGATCATGGAACAGATGCGTCTGGCCGTGGACCGGGTCATGAGCGAGGGATCGCTCTACGATCCCGAGCTGGCCGCGCTGGCCATCAAACAGGCATGCGGAGACCTTGTGGAGGCCATCTTCCTGTTGCGGGCCTACCGGACGACCCTGCCCCGGCTGGCCGTATCCTCCCCTGTGGACACCTCTGCCATGCGCGTGCGCAGGCGCATCTCGGCCACCTTCAAGGACATCCCCGGCGGCCAACTGCTCGGGCCGACATTCGACTACACCCACCGCCTCCTGGATTTTTCCCTGGCCAGAGAGTCCTTCCCCGAACCGGCCCCGGCCTGCGAGCACGAGGAGCGGCCCACGCCCAGGGTCATGGACATCCTCGCCGCCCAGGGGCTCGTGAAATCGCGTGACATAGACGATACCCGCCCCGTGGCGGACATCACCCGCGATCCTGTCGCCTATCCCGCCGGCCGCGATATCCGTCTCCAGAACCTGGCACGCGGCGACGAGGGATTCCTGCTCGCCCTTGGCTATTCCAGTCAGCGCGGCTTTGGCGACAATCACCCCTTTGCTGGCGAGATACGCATGGGCGAGGTGGCCGTGTGCATCGCGCCCGAGGAACTCGGCTTCGAAATCGAGATCGGTGCCGTCACCGTGTCCGAATGCGAGATGGTCACCAGCTTCACGGGCTCCAAGACCGAACCGCCCACCTTTACCCGTGGCTACGGCCTCTGTTTCGGCTACTGCGAGCGCAAGGCCATGGCCATGTCGCTGGTGGACCGATCGCTTCAGGCCAGGGAACTGGGCGAGGACATAGTGGCCGCGTCCCAGGACGAGGAGTTCGTGCTTTCCCACAGCGACAATGTGGAGGCCCAGGGATTCGTACAGCACCTCAAACTGCCCCACTACGTGGACTTCCAGGCCGATCTGGTCATGGTACGCACCATGCGCGAGGAGATTCTCGGCGCTGGGGCGCAAGGCCCCGGATGCCCGACCGCAAGGGCCAAGGATAACGCCGGGGAGGCCGCATGA
- a CDS encoding alpha-D-ribose 1-methylphosphonate 5-phosphate C-P-lyase PhnJ, with protein MTLACDKAPRAYETGADRDTGYNFAYLDEQTKRMIRRAILKAVAIPGYQVPFAGREMPMPYGWGTGGIQLSASILGPDDVFKVIDQGADDTTNAVSIRRFFARMAGVETTERTGEATVIQTRHRIPETPLCEGQIMVYQVPIPEPLRWVEPRESETRKMHALEEYGVMHVQLYEDIARHGRIATNFMYPVKVNGRYIMSPSPIPRFDNPKLHMSPALHLFGAGREKRIYAVPPYTGVKSLDFEDHPFSVERWDVCCGLCGSGDSYLDEVVLNDAGERMFVCSDTDYCSGRREQGLLGPMAARDDVAELTGQRPQPRQEPA; from the coding sequence ATGACCCTCGCCTGCGACAAAGCCCCTCGGGCCTACGAGACCGGGGCGGACAGGGACACCGGCTACAACTTCGCCTATCTCGACGAGCAGACCAAGCGGATGATCCGCCGGGCCATCCTCAAGGCCGTGGCCATCCCCGGCTACCAGGTGCCTTTTGCCGGACGCGAAATGCCCATGCCCTACGGCTGGGGCACGGGCGGCATCCAGCTTTCGGCCAGCATCCTCGGACCGGACGATGTCTTCAAGGTCATCGACCAGGGCGCGGACGACACCACCAACGCGGTCTCCATCCGCCGGTTCTTCGCCCGGATGGCCGGGGTGGAGACAACCGAAAGGACCGGCGAGGCCACGGTCATTCAGACCCGGCACCGCATCCCGGAAACGCCGCTTTGCGAAGGCCAGATCATGGTCTATCAGGTGCCCATCCCCGAACCCCTGCGCTGGGTGGAACCCCGCGAATCCGAGACGCGCAAGATGCACGCCCTGGAGGAGTACGGCGTCATGCACGTCCAGCTCTACGAGGACATCGCCCGGCACGGCCGCATCGCCACCAACTTCATGTATCCGGTGAAGGTGAACGGCCGCTACATCATGAGCCCCTCGCCCATACCCAGGTTCGACAACCCCAAGCTCCACATGAGTCCGGCCTTGCACCTCTTCGGCGCGGGGCGCGAGAAGCGCATCTATGCGGTGCCGCCCTACACAGGCGTCAAGAGCCTCGACTTCGAGGACCACCCCTTTTCCGTGGAGCGATGGGATGTCTGCTGCGGACTCTGCGGGTCCGGGGACAGCTACCTTGACGAGGTGGTGCTCAACGACGCCGGAGAGCGGATGTTCGTCTGCTCGGACACCGACTACTGCTCGGGCCGCCGGGAGCAAGGGCTGCTCGGCCCCATGGCCGCCCGCGACGATGTGGCGGAACTCACGGGCCAACGCCCGCAACCCAGGCAGGAACCCGCATGA
- the phnG gene encoding phosphonate C-P lyase system protein PhnG — translation MKPDTMASSSMQPGITSRKRWMSVLAYAGSARLAEALARLAPPPSFEHVRPPEVGMVMVRGRADGNGGRFNLGEMTMTRCTVALPDGFIGHGYVTGRDKAHAELAAVFDALLQDPGRNPGLMDSVIIPLEREQLAARRAQNEKTAATRVNFFTMVRGED, via the coding sequence ATGAAACCAGACACTATGGCAAGCAGCTCCATGCAGCCGGGCATCACCTCCAGGAAACGGTGGATGAGCGTCTTGGCGTACGCCGGGTCAGCCCGGCTTGCAGAGGCCCTGGCCAGGCTTGCCCCCCCTCCATCCTTCGAGCATGTCCGCCCTCCCGAGGTGGGCATGGTCATGGTCCGCGGCCGGGCTGACGGCAACGGCGGACGGTTCAACCTGGGCGAGATGACCATGACCCGCTGCACAGTGGCGCTGCCCGATGGATTCATTGGTCACGGCTATGTGACGGGCCGGGACAAGGCCCACGCCGAGCTGGCCGCCGTCTTTGACGCCCTGCTGCAAGACCCGGGGCGCAACCCCGGCCTCATGGACAGCGTCATCATCCCCCTGGAGCGGGAACAGCTGGCAGCGCGACGGGCTCAAAACGAAAAAACCGCGGCGACACGGGTGAACTTCTTCACCATGGTTCGCGGCGAGGACTGA
- the phnH gene encoding phosphonate C-P lyase system protein PhnH, whose amino-acid sequence MQGCQERVARAIAPGLKNPASDNQRIFRAILLTMSRPGTVTVLGSWPKPPASLHPAATAVCLALADMDTPLWLDPAAPGDARTYLRFHCGSPLAAREEDAVFAVVINGNELPDLTRFHPGTPEYPDRSATLIIQVRALEVGRGVRLTGPGILDEVRLDVDGLHSDFWQIMQQNSRRFPLGFDTILTTETEIVSLPRTVQAGV is encoded by the coding sequence ATGCAGGGATGCCAAGAACGCGTCGCCCGGGCCATCGCCCCGGGATTGAAAAACCCGGCCAGCGACAACCAGAGGATTTTCAGGGCCATACTGCTGACCATGTCGCGACCCGGAACGGTCACGGTCCTCGGCAGTTGGCCCAAGCCTCCGGCCTCGCTACATCCGGCGGCCACAGCGGTCTGCCTGGCCCTGGCCGACATGGACACCCCCCTGTGGCTCGACCCGGCAGCCCCGGGCGATGCCAGGACCTACCTGCGCTTTCACTGCGGCTCACCGCTGGCGGCCAGGGAGGAGGACGCGGTGTTCGCGGTCGTCATCAACGGCAACGAACTGCCGGACCTGACCCGGTTCCACCCCGGAACACCCGAATACCCGGACCGTTCGGCCACCCTGATCATTCAGGTTCGAGCCCTTGAGGTGGGCCGCGGTGTGCGGCTCACCGGCCCCGGCATCCTCGACGAGGTGCGCCTGGATGTGGACGGCTTGCACTCGGATTTCTGGCAGATCATGCAACAAAACAGCCGCCGCTTTCCCCTCGGGTTCGACACCATCCTGACCACCGAGACAGAAATCGTGTCGCTGCCGCGGACCGTGCAGGCGGGGGTCTGA